A single window of Macaca mulatta isolate MMU2019108-1 chromosome 9, T2T-MMU8v2.0, whole genome shotgun sequence DNA harbors:
- the ANKRD30BL gene encoding putative ankyrin repeat domain-containing protein 30B-like: protein MKRLSAAAVKGETGPERPSPFSQLVYTNNDSYVIHHGDLRKIHKAASQGQAWKLERMMKKTTMDLNIRDAKKRTALHWACANGHAEVVTLLVDRKCQLDVLDGENRTPLMKALQCQREACANILIDSGADPNIVDVYGNTAVHYAVYSENLSVVVKLLSCGADIEVKNKAGHTPLLLAIRKRSEQIVEFLLTKNANANAVDKFKCIHQQLLEYKQKISKNSQNSNPEGTSEGTPEEAASLAERIPDKAKCSVERTPDE from the exons ATGAAGAGACTCTCTGCTGCCGCTGTCAAGGGCGAGACGGGCCCGGAGCGCCCGAGCCCCTTCAGTCAGCTGGTCTACACCAACAACGACTCTTACGTGATTCACCATGGGGATCTCAGGAAGATCCACAAAGCTGCCTCCCAGGGCCAAGCCTGGAAACTGGAGAGGATGATGAAGAAGACGACAATGGACCTGAACATAAGAGATGCGAAGAAGAG GACTGCTCTACACTGGGCCTGTGCCAATGGCCATGCGGAAGTAGTAACACTTCTGGTAGATAGAAAGTGCCAGCTTGATGTCCTTGATGGCGAAAACAGGACACCTCTGATGAAG GCTCTGCAATGCCAGAGGGAGGCTTGTGCAAATATTCTCATAGATTCTGGTGCTGATCCAAATATTGTAGATGTGTATGGCAACACGGCTGTCCATTATGCTGTTTACAGTGAGAATTTGTCAGTGGTGGTAAAATTGCTGTCCTGTGGTGCAGACATCGAAGTGAAGAACAAG GCTGGCCACACACCACTTTTACTGGCCATAAGGAAAAGAAGTGAGCAAATTGTGGAATTTTTACTGAcaaaaaatgcaaatgcaaatgcaGTTGATAAGTTTAAATG CATTCATCAACAACTTTTGGAATATAAACAAAAGATAtctaaaaattctcaaaatagcAATCCAG AaggaacatctgaaggaacaccTGAGGAGGCTGCATCCTTGGCGGAAAGAATACCTGACAAGGCTAAATGCTCGGTGGAAAGAACACCTGACGAATAG